In Sphingopyxis sp. 113P3, one DNA window encodes the following:
- a CDS encoding tetratricopeptide repeat protein: MHLANSQARIGQGLDHAMTLARAGQLDAAEASLRGILIAHPDHHDALQLLGMVARSRGEHEAAITLFGRSLAVRPEQPHVLNNLGNSLADSGRHAEAVQAYEKALAQTPAYVDARLNLALAWLALGQPESACETLQPALGSMPEHARAWAILGQALGEMKQAGRAVDAWKTALSLRPGHVPWLHNLAVALRLVGRAREALPIFRECAARSADEAKIHYNLGHCLQDLGQIDAAAAAYKQAIRLTPTDAELHDSLSRMLWQHGQTQVHVRSYREALVDHPDDPGLLAGLANRLTLAGEPRAAVDILAPAIARGAADADLHYRHGQALWTSHQPDRALAAFEAALAADAGHAPSLRESARALIILDRLAEARPRIERRLAAEPTDQQALALQSILWRLDGDERALWLTNPGLIGRVRLMPGNGDAAAFNDQLDRALGALHIGSRHPLEQTLRGGTQTTDDLFSRDLPEIRAVRAMIEAGVRRYIDALPTDPAHPFLCRKAPAFTFSGSWSVRLHGGGHHTNHIHPEGWISAVYYVSLPEAVGNSEQGWLKFGETGLNLGEREQVQLTVRPEPGLLVLFPSYFYHGTTPFADEDHRTTIAFDIVPTNRANVKSPANPAS, translated from the coding sequence ATGCATCTGGCAAATTCGCAGGCGAGGATCGGGCAGGGTCTCGACCATGCGATGACGCTCGCCCGCGCCGGCCAACTCGACGCGGCCGAGGCGAGCCTGCGCGGGATATTGATCGCCCATCCCGATCACCATGACGCGCTGCAACTCCTGGGCATGGTCGCGCGCAGCCGAGGCGAGCATGAAGCCGCGATAACCCTGTTCGGGCGTTCGCTCGCCGTGCGGCCGGAACAGCCCCACGTGCTGAATAATCTCGGCAACAGCCTGGCGGACAGCGGCCGACACGCCGAAGCGGTGCAAGCCTATGAGAAGGCGCTCGCGCAGACACCGGCATATGTCGACGCCCGCTTGAACCTGGCACTCGCCTGGCTGGCGCTCGGCCAGCCGGAATCGGCCTGCGAAACGCTGCAACCGGCCCTCGGCTCGATGCCCGAGCACGCCCGCGCATGGGCAATCTTGGGGCAGGCGCTGGGCGAGATGAAACAGGCCGGGCGTGCCGTTGACGCGTGGAAAACCGCGCTGAGCCTACGACCTGGCCACGTCCCCTGGCTCCATAACTTGGCAGTCGCGCTGCGCCTTGTGGGCCGCGCCCGCGAAGCCCTGCCAATCTTTCGCGAATGCGCCGCCCGCTCGGCTGACGAAGCGAAGATCCACTACAACCTCGGCCACTGCCTGCAGGATCTAGGGCAAATCGATGCAGCGGCTGCAGCCTATAAGCAGGCCATTCGCCTGACGCCGACCGATGCCGAACTCCATGATTCGCTCAGCCGCATGCTTTGGCAGCACGGCCAAACGCAGGTGCATGTGAGGAGCTATCGCGAGGCCCTGGTCGACCACCCTGATGACCCGGGCCTCCTCGCGGGACTGGCAAATCGGTTGACGCTGGCCGGCGAGCCGAGAGCGGCAGTGGACATACTGGCGCCTGCCATCGCTCGCGGCGCCGCTGACGCCGATCTTCACTACCGCCATGGCCAAGCGCTTTGGACGTCCCACCAGCCTGACCGTGCGCTCGCAGCGTTTGAGGCCGCGCTCGCCGCGGATGCCGGCCACGCACCCAGCCTTCGCGAGTCGGCAAGAGCCCTCATCATTCTCGACCGGCTCGCCGAAGCGCGTCCACGGATTGAGCGTCGGCTCGCCGCAGAACCGACCGACCAGCAGGCGCTCGCCCTGCAAAGCATATTATGGCGCCTGGACGGCGACGAGCGCGCGCTATGGCTGACCAACCCCGGACTGATCGGTCGCGTACGGCTTATGCCTGGGAATGGCGACGCAGCAGCTTTCAACGACCAGCTCGACCGTGCGCTGGGCGCGCTCCACATCGGTTCGCGACATCCGCTCGAACAGACGCTGCGGGGCGGCACCCAGACCACCGACGATCTCTTCAGCCGCGATCTCCCAGAGATAAGGGCGGTTCGCGCGATGATCGAAGCGGGTGTGCGACGCTATATCGACGCGCTGCCGACCGATCCGGCTCACCCCTTTCTGTGCCGCAAGGCGCCCGCTTTTACCTTTTCGGGTTCGTGGTCAGTCAGGCTCCACGGCGGCGGCCACCACACGAACCATATCCACCCAGAGGGCTGGATCAGCGCTGTCTACTATGTCTCGCTGCCCGAGGCGGTCGGCAATTCCGAACAGGGCTGGCTGAAGTTTGGTGAGACGGGACTTAACCTCGGCGAACGCGAGCAGGTCCAACTGACCGTCCGCCCGGAACCCGGGCTGCTCGTTCTCTTCCCTTCCTATTTCTACCATGGGACGACCCCCTTCGCGGACGAGGACCATCGCACCACCATTGCGTTCGACATCGTGCCGACAAACCGGGCGAACGTCAAAAGCCCCGCAAATCCTGCTTCATGA
- a CDS encoding cyclase family protein — protein sequence MASQILQQFAAGVASGAIRTIDLTQTLSPETPTLVLPPEFGQCAAFSQEEISRYDDRGVAWYWNNFTVSEHTGTHFDAPIHWITGKDLPNNAVDTVAPADFVAAAVVIDISDKAAADPDYLLTVADIEAWEAEHGRIPPRSWVMLRTDWSKRDVDAYTNRREDGAHTPGPSVEAVRFLVDQRDAHGLGVETIGTDAGQAHLLDPAYPAHTLFHAAGRYGLQCLENLDKLPPTGSVIIAAPLKIKGGSGSPLRVLALVAD from the coding sequence ATGGCCAGTCAGATACTTCAGCAGTTCGCCGCCGGGGTCGCTTCCGGTGCAATCCGCACGATCGACCTGACCCAGACGCTGTCGCCCGAGACGCCGACGCTGGTGCTGCCGCCCGAATTCGGCCAGTGCGCCGCGTTCAGCCAGGAAGAAATCTCGCGGTACGACGATCGGGGCGTCGCCTGGTACTGGAACAATTTCACCGTCAGCGAGCATACTGGAACGCACTTCGATGCGCCGATTCACTGGATCACCGGAAAGGATCTGCCGAACAATGCGGTCGATACGGTCGCGCCGGCCGATTTTGTCGCCGCGGCCGTGGTAATCGACATTTCGGACAAGGCGGCGGCCGATCCCGACTATCTGCTTACCGTCGCCGATATTGAAGCATGGGAGGCCGAACATGGCCGCATCCCCCCGCGCAGCTGGGTGATGCTCCGCACCGACTGGTCGAAGCGTGATGTCGATGCCTATACCAACCGCCGCGAAGACGGCGCGCATACGCCCGGACCGTCAGTCGAGGCGGTGCGGTTCCTCGTCGATCAACGCGATGCCCATGGTCTCGGCGTTGAAACAATTGGAACAGACGCCGGGCAGGCGCATCTGCTCGACCCCGCCTATCCCGCACATACCCTGTTCCACGCTGCGGGCCGTTATGGCCTGCAATGCCTTGAGAATCTGGACAAGTTGCCGCCGACGGGCAGCGTGATCATTGCCGCGCCGCTCAAGATCAAGGGCGGCTCGGGCAGCCCCCTGCGCGTTCTTGCACTCGTCGCGGACTGA
- a CDS encoding indolepyruvate ferredoxin oxidoreductase subunit alpha yields MAERSFKAEVEQLKLGDGEIFEGEGILAVTKALLQAGVAYVGGYQGSPISHLMDVFADASDLMAGLGVHFESSSSEATAAAMLAASVNYPLRGAVAWKSVVGTNVASDALSNVASGGVTGGALIILGEDYGEGSSIMQERTHAFAMKSQMWLLDPRPSLPLIVDMVEKGFELSEASNTPVMLELRVRACHATGRFVARNNRRPPLTVADAAASPRRDTSRIVLPPANFLHEVEKIEKRWPAGIDFVKGNGLNEYFGPDSDEIGIIVQGGLFNSLNRALEMIDLSDAFGNAAMPVYVLNVTYPLIPDEVNAFCAGKRAVLVVEEGQPEFIEHELNTLVRRAGLKTRIIGKEVLPRAGEYTTAVIKGGIAKFLHAHAPERAPAEEAAQPPALPPSAVPQRPAGFCTGCPERPIFSAMKLVQKDIGELHVSADIGCHLFSILPPFHIGNTTMGYGLGTAGASAFRPKDKRAVAVMGDGGFWHNGLTSGIGNAVFNQDDNLTIIVDNGYSAATGGQDIPSSRATPPNRKTNNPIERAVRGVGIAWAQTRTRTYDVAGMRDAIREALTTPEKGPKVLVAQSECQLNRQRRIKPQLAKAMKAGKRVVRERFGVDPDTCTGDHSCIRLSGCPSLTIRTNPDPLREDPVAHVENSCVGCGVCGEISHAAILCPSFYKARIIANPSRRDRLRQRLRGWVIGALQRRSARKLAARAF; encoded by the coding sequence ATGGCGGAGCGGTCGTTCAAGGCGGAAGTCGAGCAGCTCAAGCTCGGCGACGGCGAGATATTCGAGGGTGAAGGCATTCTTGCGGTCACCAAGGCTCTTCTCCAAGCCGGTGTCGCCTATGTGGGCGGCTACCAGGGATCGCCTATCAGCCACCTGATGGATGTGTTTGCCGACGCGAGCGACCTGATGGCGGGGCTCGGCGTGCACTTTGAAAGCTCGTCGAGCGAGGCGACAGCGGCGGCAATGCTGGCTGCATCGGTAAATTACCCGCTGCGAGGCGCGGTCGCGTGGAAATCGGTCGTTGGTACCAATGTCGCCTCGGACGCCCTCTCGAACGTCGCGTCGGGAGGTGTCACCGGCGGAGCGCTGATCATTCTCGGCGAGGACTATGGCGAGGGTTCCTCGATCATGCAGGAGCGCACGCACGCCTTTGCCATGAAGTCGCAAATGTGGCTGCTCGACCCGCGGCCAAGCCTGCCCCTGATCGTCGACATGGTGGAAAAGGGATTCGAGCTGTCGGAGGCCTCGAACACGCCGGTGATGCTCGAACTGCGGGTACGCGCCTGCCACGCAACCGGCCGCTTCGTCGCGCGAAACAATCGGCGCCCCCCGTTGACCGTCGCCGACGCCGCGGCGTCGCCGAGGCGCGATACCAGCCGCATTGTCCTGCCGCCCGCCAATTTCCTGCACGAGGTCGAAAAGATCGAAAAACGCTGGCCCGCGGGCATCGACTTCGTGAAGGGGAATGGGCTCAACGAGTATTTTGGCCCCGACAGCGACGAGATCGGTATTATCGTCCAGGGTGGGTTGTTCAATTCTCTCAACCGCGCGCTCGAAATGATCGACCTTTCGGACGCCTTCGGCAATGCGGCGATGCCGGTCTATGTCCTCAACGTCACCTACCCTCTGATCCCCGACGAGGTGAATGCCTTTTGCGCGGGCAAACGCGCGGTCCTGGTGGTCGAGGAAGGCCAGCCCGAATTTATCGAGCACGAGCTCAACACGCTTGTCCGCCGTGCGGGCCTCAAGACCCGCATTATCGGCAAGGAAGTCCTTCCGCGCGCGGGTGAATATACAACGGCAGTCATCAAGGGCGGCATCGCGAAATTCCTCCATGCGCATGCCCCTGAGCGCGCACCGGCGGAGGAAGCGGCTCAGCCCCCCGCGCTGCCGCCAAGCGCTGTCCCGCAGCGTCCGGCCGGCTTTTGCACCGGTTGCCCGGAGCGCCCGATCTTTTCAGCGATGAAGCTGGTGCAGAAGGACATCGGTGAATTGCATGTGTCAGCCGACATCGGCTGCCATCTTTTCTCCATTCTGCCGCCGTTCCATATCGGAAACACGACGATGGGCTATGGCCTCGGGACCGCGGGCGCGTCGGCCTTCAGGCCGAAGGACAAGCGCGCCGTCGCAGTCATGGGTGACGGCGGCTTCTGGCACAACGGACTTACCTCGGGGATCGGCAACGCCGTGTTCAACCAGGACGACAACCTGACAATCATCGTCGACAACGGCTATTCAGCCGCAACGGGCGGCCAGGACATTCCCTCGTCGCGAGCGACGCCCCCAAACCGCAAAACGAACAATCCGATCGAGCGCGCGGTACGGGGTGTCGGCATTGCCTGGGCGCAGACGCGGACACGCACCTATGACGTCGCGGGGATGCGCGATGCGATCCGCGAGGCGCTCACGACGCCCGAAAAAGGCCCGAAGGTGCTCGTCGCGCAGTCCGAATGCCAGCTCAACCGCCAGCGACGCATAAAACCCCAACTCGCCAAGGCGATGAAGGCGGGCAAGCGCGTCGTGCGCGAGCGCTTCGGCGTCGACCCTGATACCTGCACGGGCGATCATAGCTGTATCCGCTTGTCGGGCTGCCCGTCGCTGACAATCCGCACAAACCCCGACCCGCTGCGAGAAGATCCCGTCGCGCATGTCGAGAACAGCTGTGTCGGTTGCGGCGTCTGCGGCGAGATCAGTCACGCTGCCATACTCTGTCCATCCTTCTACAAGGCCCGGATCATCGCCAACCCCAGCCGACGCGACCGCCTGCGTCAGCGGCTCCGGGGCTGGGTCATCGGCGCGCTCCAGAGGCGATCCGCGCGAAAGCTCGCCGCGAGGGCCTTCTGA
- a CDS encoding indolepyruvate oxidoreductase subunit beta family protein, whose protein sequence is MRRRERITIAVLGLGGQGGGVLADWIVQLGMKNGYVAQGTSVPGVAQRTGATVYYIEMFPGGSGAEPILALMPVQGDVDIVVASELMEAGRAILRGFVSRDTVLIGSTHRVYAIDEKIAMGDGRASSERIIAAAHERAGRFIGFDMDAAAERAGSVISSVMFGALAGSGALPFSRAAFEEAIRAGGKAIDANLRGFSIGFDAAQGKADADDASPVRAEPSTEIGRAFLARIQGKLPPEAQEFAVEGVKRLIDYQDAAYADFYLDRLESLERDPQLLTEAARHLALWMSYEDTIRVAALKVRASRFARVRAEVKAKDDQIVQLTEYMHPRLEEICETMPAALGRRLLASRTLSRVLKPLFSRGRHVETTSLRWFLTLSLVAGLRRWRRATLRYKLEQARIEDWLALVRAAEPATALELVKCQRLIKGYGETFERGLGNYTRIVERYRAGGLAAPDIARLRDAALADERGDALTLALAS, encoded by the coding sequence ATGCGCCGGCGTGAACGCATCACCATCGCCGTGCTCGGTCTTGGCGGCCAAGGGGGGGGAGTCCTTGCAGACTGGATCGTCCAGCTCGGAATGAAAAACGGTTATGTGGCGCAGGGGACGTCTGTCCCTGGCGTCGCTCAGCGCACCGGCGCGACGGTCTACTATATCGAGATGTTCCCGGGCGGGTCCGGGGCGGAGCCCATTCTCGCATTGATGCCGGTGCAAGGGGACGTCGACATCGTCGTCGCATCCGAACTGATGGAGGCAGGCCGGGCCATCCTGCGGGGCTTCGTATCGCGCGACACAGTGCTGATCGGTTCGACGCATCGCGTCTACGCCATCGATGAAAAGATCGCGATGGGCGACGGCCGCGCCAGTAGTGAGCGGATCATCGCAGCTGCCCACGAGCGCGCGGGTCGCTTCATTGGCTTCGACATGGATGCCGCCGCCGAGCGAGCAGGCAGCGTGATCAGCTCGGTCATGTTTGGCGCCCTCGCGGGCAGCGGCGCCCTCCCCTTTTCACGCGCCGCGTTCGAAGAGGCGATTCGCGCTGGCGGCAAGGCCATCGACGCGAACCTCCGCGGCTTTTCCATTGGCTTCGATGCCGCCCAGGGCAAGGCAGATGCCGACGACGCCTCGCCAGTCCGCGCCGAGCCCAGCACCGAGATCGGACGCGCGTTCCTCGCCCGTATCCAGGGGAAATTGCCACCCGAAGCGCAGGAGTTTGCGGTCGAGGGCGTCAAGCGGCTCATCGATTATCAGGACGCAGCCTATGCTGACTTCTATCTCGACCGGCTCGAAAGTCTCGAAAGGGATCCGCAACTCCTTACCGAGGCCGCGCGGCACCTCGCGCTCTGGATGTCCTACGAAGATACGATTCGGGTCGCCGCGCTGAAAGTTCGCGCCAGCCGATTTGCGCGGGTGCGCGCCGAGGTGAAAGCGAAGGACGATCAGATTGTCCAGCTCACCGAATATATGCACCCACGCCTCGAAGAAATTTGCGAGACGATGCCCGCCGCGCTTGGCCGCCGGCTTCTCGCCAGCCGAACGCTCTCCCGTGTCCTTAAACCGCTGTTCAGCCGGGGCCGCCACGTCGAGACGACCAGCCTGCGTTGGTTCCTGACGCTTTCGTTGGTTGCCGGCCTGCGGCGCTGGCGGCGCGCTACGCTGCGCTACAAGCTGGAGCAGGCCCGTATCGAGGATTGGCTGGCGCTTGTCCGAGCCGCCGAACCGGCAACAGCTCTTGAACTTGTAAAGTGTCAGCGACTGATCAAGGGCTATGGCGAAACGTTCGAGCGCGGGCTCGGCAATTATACGCGCATCGTAGAGCGCTACCGCGCTGGCGGCCTCGCCGCCCCCGATATCGCCCGCCTGCGCGACGCCGCGCTGGCAGACGAACGCGGCGATGCGCTGACGCTAGCCCTCGCCTCCTGA
- a CDS encoding DUF885 domain-containing protein, translating to MIKLTAQPGRCWRRLFVLSVSAVLLTGASAPELSDLIAQYEHFAADYPMEAGRSDPSRSRVGWPDETPDGMGRRKAELERIAAELDALDVATLTGEERVNRDYLRQLIGWRVEGIDFDERRFAFVAHEGFYNTPYALARGLAISDEAEARAWAARMRGIPRYFAEQRANLERGVATGWTHPQVVIDVAVAVLRNQIAVPVADDPMLAPLAGYPAVHAEAQQLLEREIRPAQKAALAYIDGPYRAKARKELGIAAVPGGRAYYDFLLRYYTTTDLSAEQVHAMGLAEVQRIRGEMDRVIASTGFEGNFADWLRFLRTDPRFYATSREGLIEKYAAASKRIDGVLPRYFSVLPRQPFTIVPVPRELEEGYTTARGGGGGDFAKGFAGTFVVNTSHLDQRPLYEVPALSLHEAAPGHHTHGALNNENAELPSFRRARDLLAFREGWALYAERLGHEMGVYRDAYEKFGSLSTEMWRACRMVVDTGIHVMGWSYAQARRCFEENTALADINIDTELARYIGAPGGAVAYKVGELKIVELRRRAEAALGERFDLRAFHDLILAQGQLPMTMLEAKVDAWIAASQRSGGEG from the coding sequence ATGATCAAATTGACCGCGCAGCCAGGACGGTGCTGGCGGCGACTATTTGTGCTGAGCGTCTCGGCGGTCCTCTTGACCGGGGCGAGCGCCCCTGAACTGTCGGACCTGATCGCACAATATGAGCATTTCGCTGCAGATTATCCGATGGAAGCGGGGAGGTCCGACCCGTCGCGCTCACGCGTGGGCTGGCCTGATGAGACCCCGGACGGCATGGGGCGCCGGAAGGCCGAACTGGAGCGGATCGCCGCCGAGCTTGATGCCCTTGATGTCGCGACGCTGACGGGAGAGGAGCGCGTCAATCGCGACTATTTGCGCCAACTGATCGGCTGGCGGGTCGAAGGCATCGATTTCGACGAGCGCCGGTTCGCATTTGTCGCGCATGAAGGCTTTTACAACACGCCTTATGCCTTGGCCCGAGGGCTTGCTATAAGCGATGAGGCTGAAGCCCGCGCGTGGGCGGCTCGGATGCGCGGCATTCCGCGCTACTTCGCTGAGCAGCGCGCCAATCTCGAACGCGGCGTGGCAACGGGCTGGACGCACCCGCAGGTCGTGATCGATGTCGCAGTGGCGGTGCTCCGCAACCAGATCGCGGTCCCTGTCGCGGACGATCCGATGCTCGCGCCGCTCGCCGGCTATCCCGCTGTCCACGCGGAGGCGCAGCAACTTCTCGAGCGCGAGATCCGCCCGGCGCAAAAGGCAGCGCTCGCCTATATCGATGGCCCGTACCGCGCAAAGGCGCGCAAGGAACTCGGCATCGCCGCGGTGCCCGGCGGGCGCGCCTATTATGATTTCCTGCTGCGCTATTATACCACGACCGACCTCAGCGCAGAGCAGGTCCATGCGATGGGGCTTGCTGAGGTGCAGCGGATTCGCGGGGAGATGGACAGGGTCATTGCCTCGACCGGCTTTGAGGGGAACTTTGCCGACTGGCTGCGGTTCCTGCGGACCGACCCGCGCTTCTATGCCACCAGCCGCGAAGGGTTGATCGAGAAATATGCTGCCGCATCGAAGCGGATCGACGGCGTGCTGCCCCGCTATTTCAGCGTGCTCCCGCGTCAGCCCTTCACCATTGTCCCGGTGCCGCGCGAGCTCGAGGAAGGCTATACGACCGCGCGTGGGGGCGGGGGCGGCGACTTCGCCAAGGGATTTGCCGGAACCTTCGTAGTCAACACCTCGCATCTCGACCAGCGGCCCTTGTACGAGGTCCCGGCGCTCAGCCTGCACGAGGCCGCCCCCGGACACCACACGCACGGAGCGCTCAATAATGAAAACGCCGAGTTGCCGTCATTTCGCCGTGCGCGCGATTTGCTTGCATTCCGCGAAGGCTGGGCACTCTATGCCGAACGCTTGGGACATGAAATGGGCGTATATCGCGACGCCTATGAAAAATTCGGTAGTCTCTCAACCGAGATGTGGCGCGCATGCCGGATGGTCGTCGACACGGGGATTCACGTCATGGGCTGGAGTTATGCGCAGGCCCGGCGATGTTTCGAGGAGAACACTGCGCTGGCCGACATCAATATCGACACCGAACTGGCGCGATACATCGGAGCGCCGGGCGGCGCGGTGGCGTACAAGGTGGGGGAGCTCAAGATTGTCGAGCTACGTCGACGCGCTGAGGCAGCGCTCGGCGAACGGTTCGACCTTCGGGCGTTCCACGACCTTATCCTTGCGCAGGGGCAATTACCCATGACGATGCTCGAGGCCAAGGTCGACGCGTGGATAGCGGCGTCCCAGCGATCAGGAGGCGAGGGCTAG
- a CDS encoding NAD(P)/FAD-dependent oxidoreductase, whose translation MQHHSLSRAARRESVTVPLWTATAAPGPRLAPLAGQIETDILVIGGGIAGTSTALHLAEKGADVVLVEAGQLGDGATGQSGGLVAPDYIRHSPETIGEVIGEEAGDRLTQMIGASAQRVFDLVRRYDIDCDARQDGFYAPAHTEALADTQRSYAGQWRERGHDVDFVAGGEARRLFGADRYCGALRFGDGGSLNPLAYVRGLGSAAVRHGARLFANSPVRSLERRNGGWVCRTPGGTVRAARVVLAANGSNAALHPAMHRTTLPLHVFQFATAPLDVAQKEVILPQGGAFTDKVPYLFSARLDGFGHLISAFPVSFLVRGDKACYREARRRLKQHFAAMPDPQIDYLWRGVAWVNTSFLPEIYDLGEGAIAIQACNGRGISTNSVIGAEVAEMLVTGNREALSVRPREPSPVRFHAAAAVLPKLLMSMAYLSN comes from the coding sequence ATGCAGCATCACTCCCTATCCCGCGCCGCGCGCCGTGAAAGCGTGACGGTTCCGTTGTGGACCGCGACTGCGGCACCCGGTCCCCGCCTCGCGCCACTCGCAGGCCAAATCGAAACCGATATCCTGGTGATTGGCGGCGGCATTGCGGGCACCTCGACCGCGCTCCACCTCGCTGAAAAGGGCGCGGACGTCGTCCTCGTCGAAGCCGGACAGCTCGGCGATGGCGCGACCGGGCAGAGCGGGGGGCTGGTTGCACCCGACTATATCCGTCATTCCCCCGAAACGATCGGTGAGGTGATTGGCGAGGAAGCGGGCGACCGCCTCACGCAGATGATAGGCGCCTCAGCGCAGCGCGTATTCGACCTGGTCAGGCGCTATGATATTGACTGCGATGCGCGCCAGGACGGTTTTTACGCGCCTGCACATACCGAGGCCCTGGCGGATACCCAGCGTAGCTATGCTGGGCAGTGGCGTGAGCGTGGCCATGATGTCGATTTCGTAGCGGGCGGTGAGGCGCGGCGGCTGTTCGGAGCCGACCGCTATTGCGGCGCGCTGCGCTTTGGGGACGGCGGCAGCCTGAATCCTCTCGCTTATGTGCGCGGACTTGGCTCCGCCGCCGTGCGCCACGGCGCCCGCCTTTTCGCCAACAGCCCGGTGCGATCGCTCGAGCGCCGGAATGGCGGTTGGGTGTGCCGGACGCCTGGGGGCACGGTGCGCGCTGCCCGCGTCGTGCTCGCGGCCAACGGGAGCAATGCCGCGCTCCATCCGGCGATGCACCGTACGACCCTGCCGCTGCACGTCTTCCAGTTCGCAACAGCGCCGCTCGATGTCGCTCAAAAGGAAGTCATCCTTCCGCAAGGAGGCGCGTTCACGGACAAGGTGCCTTATCTTTTCAGTGCGCGCCTCGACGGCTTCGGACATCTTATCTCAGCCTTTCCGGTGTCCTTCCTCGTGCGCGGGGACAAGGCCTGTTATCGTGAAGCCCGGCGGCGGCTCAAACAGCATTTCGCGGCCATGCCCGATCCCCAGATCGACTATCTGTGGCGCGGGGTGGCGTGGGTGAACACCTCGTTCCTTCCCGAAATTTATGACCTGGGCGAGGGGGCGATCGCAATCCAGGCGTGTAACGGACGCGGCATCTCGACGAACAGCGTCATCGGGGCCGAGGTCGCCGAGATGCTGGTGACGGGAAACCGCGAGGCCCTTTCAGTCCGGCCGCGCGAGCCGTCTCCGGTGCGCTTTCATGCCGCTGCAGCCGTGCTGCCCAAATTGCTGATGTCGATGGCCTATCTCTCGAACTGA